A region from the Medicago truncatula cultivar Jemalong A17 chromosome 6, MtrunA17r5.0-ANR, whole genome shotgun sequence genome encodes:
- the LOC11427433 gene encoding uncharacterized protein, which produces MCSETSTPPRLSFSHNLSEFQLQKDVTCIETLLLDSNSDFEFNTSNILEFESSSADELFSNGKILPKHTPFVKSNHTKFPPRPSASNVDKMKKESNPRWILAQSGTETVRELLNVSTNNEKKHHSKSFWGFSRSKSLNCDTKKNLSFSLPPLYRSNSTGSAKKMSSNKQTSSATTKSSSWSNINLYPMQKSNSGKSYGGSYGNGHWISPVLNVPTPCVSKGSANFFRFGSFLSIGKVKKNKK; this is translated from the coding sequence ATGTGCTCAGAAACAAGTACTCCGCCGCgtctctctttctctcataaTCTATCTGAGTTTCAACTTCAAAAAGATGTTACTTGCATAGAAACATTATTGTTAGACtcaaattctgattttgagttcaACACAAGTAACATTCTTGAGTTTGAATCATCTTCAGCTGATGAACTTTTCTCTAATGGTAAGATCCTTCCAAAACACACCCCTTTTGTGAAATCTAATCATACAAAATTTCCTCCGCGTCCATCGGCTTCAAATGTTGacaaaatgaagaaagaaagtAATCCAAGGTGGATCTTGGCTCAGTCCGGAACAGAAACCGTTCGAGAGCTTTTAAATGTGAGTACTAATAAtgagaaaaaacatcattccaAGTCTTTTTGGGGATTTAGTAGAAGCAAAAGTCTCAATTGTGATACAAAGAagaatttgagtttttctttaCCTCCTTTGTATAGAAGTAACTCAACTGGTTCGGCGAAAAAAATGAGTTCAAACAAGCAAACATcatcagcaacaacaaaatcatcatcatggTCTAACATAAATTTGTATCCTATGCAAAAATCTAATTCAGGTAAGAGTTATGGAGGATCTTATGGAAATGGTCATTGGATTAGTCCTGTTCTAAATGTACCAACTCCTTGTGTTTCAAAGGGAAGTGCAAATTTCTTTAGGTTTGGTTCGTTTTTAAGTATTGGAAAGGTTAAGAAGAATAAGAAGTGA
- the LOC11423551 gene encoding AMSH-like ubiquitin thioesterase 1 isoform X2: protein MRSSSSTSGEINIAMSAQKLDVDNRISLRFYYRIADNILRQADIFRAERNIIDLYVMLLRFSSLVSETIPRHREYRSSPSTKKQSLKKRLLISLNELEKLKPLVQQKINELNSRNAHQQNGRGNFHSNNSVDFSSAKKQTLPGNGQIKAVRETAKEFVYQGSSGQQFTYVRPVEEQVRRLSLTLPPPKQETLSRHSIFGPNGLNGQWRPPTTGTGIRYPTNIDLSPVELPSLQRPLEDASSSNKDNSIEELHKLDLNSIPTDSEDSQPQRAQESPSLISFEETDTSAQVELIRQPSPPPVLAEVHDLVPAVSPHVNEAGCKTEIPSSDSCVRAESPLQLHISTALMENFMKLAKSNTKKNLETCGVLAGLLKNRKFYITALIIPKQESTSDSCQTTHEEEIFEVQDKRSLFPLGWIHTHPTQSCFMSSIDLHTHYSYQIMLPESVAIVMAPTDRSRNHGIFRLTTPGGMSVIKQCDQRGFHPHNQPPDGGPIYNTCTDVYMNPDLKFEVIDLR from the exons ATGAGGTCTTCTTCTTCTACATCGGGTGAAATCAACATAGCTATGAGTGCTCAGAAACTTGATGTTGATAATCGAATTTCTCTTCGATTCTATTATCGAATCGCCGATAACATACTTCGACAG GCTGATATCTTTCGTGCAGAGAGGAATATTATTGACCTATATGTCATGCTTTTAAGATTTTCTAG tttggTATCTGAGACAATACCGCGTCACCGGGAGTATAGGTCATCTCCATCAACCAAGAAACAATCATTGAAAAAG AGATTGTTGATTTCTTTGAATGAGCTGGAGAAGTTGAAACCGTTAGTCCAGCAAAAGATCAACGAGCTTAACAGCAGAAATGCTCACCAACAAAATGGACGGGgaaattttcattcaaataattcaGTGGATTTTTCTTCTGCGAAAAAGCAAACTTTGCCTGGTAATGGCCAAATAAAG GCAGTAAGAGAAACTGCTAAGGAGTTTGTTTACCAAGGATCAAGTGGCCAACAGTTCACTTATGTTAGACCTGTGGAAGAGCAAGTGCGAAGACT ATCTCTAACTCTGCCACCTCCAAAGCAAGAAACTCTGTCTAGACATTCTATCTTTGGTCCGAATGGGCTTAATGGGCAGTGGCGGCCACCTACTACTGGTACAGGG ATCAGGTATCCAACTAACATAGATCTGTCTCCAGTTGAACTACCAAG CCTACAACGTCCCTTGGAAGATGCATCTTCGAGTAATAAAGATAATAGCATTGAAGAACTCCATAAATTAGATTTAAATTCAATTCCTACTGATAGTGAAGACAGCCAGCCCCAGCGTGCTCAGGAATCTCCTTCTCTCATCTCTTTTGAAGAAACAGACACCTCTGCTCAAGTAGAACTTATCAGACAACCTTCTCCTCCACCCGTACTTGCTGAAGTGCATGATTTGGTTCCTGCAGTATCGCCTCACGTTAATGAGGCAGGATGCAAGACAGAGATTCCATCATCTGATAGTTGTGTTCGTGCCGAGTCTCCCCTGCAACTGCACATT TCAACAGCTTTGATGGAGAATTTTATGAAACTTGCCAAGTCAAATACTAAGAAAAATTTGGAGACTTGTGGTGTCCTTGCTGGTTTGCTT aaaaacagaaaattttatattaCTGCTCTAATAATCCCCAAGCAGGAGTCAACATCAGATTCT TGTCAGACTACACATGAAGAGGAAATATTTGAAGTGCAGGATAAAAGATCACTTTTCCCCCTTGGGTGGATCCAT ACACATCCTACTCAATCTTGTTTCATGTCATCAATTGATCTGCACACCCATTACTCATATCAG attATGCTGCCAGAGTCTGTTGCAATAGTCATGGCGCCAACGGATAGGTCAAG AAACCATGGCATTTTCCGGCTGACAACCCCTGGTGGAATGTCTGTTATTAAACAATGTGATCAACGCGGCTTCCATCCACATAATCAACCTCCAGATGGTGGTCCTATTTACAACACATGTACAGATGTTTACATGAACCCAGATTTAAAATTTGAAGTCATTGATCTTcggtga
- the LOC11423551 gene encoding AMSH-like ubiquitin thioesterase 1 isoform X1: MRSSSSTSGEINIAMSAQKLDVDNRISLRFYYRIADNILRQADIFRAERNIIDLYVMLLRFSSLVSETIPRHREYRSSPSTKKQSLKKRLLISLNELEKLKPLVQQKINELNSRNAHQQNGRGNFHSNNSVDFSSAKKQTLPGNGQIKQAVRETAKEFVYQGSSGQQFTYVRPVEEQVRRLSLTLPPPKQETLSRHSIFGPNGLNGQWRPPTTGTGIRYPTNIDLSPVELPSLQRPLEDASSSNKDNSIEELHKLDLNSIPTDSEDSQPQRAQESPSLISFEETDTSAQVELIRQPSPPPVLAEVHDLVPAVSPHVNEAGCKTEIPSSDSCVRAESPLQLHISTALMENFMKLAKSNTKKNLETCGVLAGLLKNRKFYITALIIPKQESTSDSCQTTHEEEIFEVQDKRSLFPLGWIHTHPTQSCFMSSIDLHTHYSYQIMLPESVAIVMAPTDRSRNHGIFRLTTPGGMSVIKQCDQRGFHPHNQPPDGGPIYNTCTDVYMNPDLKFEVIDLR; the protein is encoded by the exons ATGAGGTCTTCTTCTTCTACATCGGGTGAAATCAACATAGCTATGAGTGCTCAGAAACTTGATGTTGATAATCGAATTTCTCTTCGATTCTATTATCGAATCGCCGATAACATACTTCGACAG GCTGATATCTTTCGTGCAGAGAGGAATATTATTGACCTATATGTCATGCTTTTAAGATTTTCTAG tttggTATCTGAGACAATACCGCGTCACCGGGAGTATAGGTCATCTCCATCAACCAAGAAACAATCATTGAAAAAG AGATTGTTGATTTCTTTGAATGAGCTGGAGAAGTTGAAACCGTTAGTCCAGCAAAAGATCAACGAGCTTAACAGCAGAAATGCTCACCAACAAAATGGACGGGgaaattttcattcaaataattcaGTGGATTTTTCTTCTGCGAAAAAGCAAACTTTGCCTGGTAATGGCCAAATAAAG CAGGCAGTAAGAGAAACTGCTAAGGAGTTTGTTTACCAAGGATCAAGTGGCCAACAGTTCACTTATGTTAGACCTGTGGAAGAGCAAGTGCGAAGACT ATCTCTAACTCTGCCACCTCCAAAGCAAGAAACTCTGTCTAGACATTCTATCTTTGGTCCGAATGGGCTTAATGGGCAGTGGCGGCCACCTACTACTGGTACAGGG ATCAGGTATCCAACTAACATAGATCTGTCTCCAGTTGAACTACCAAG CCTACAACGTCCCTTGGAAGATGCATCTTCGAGTAATAAAGATAATAGCATTGAAGAACTCCATAAATTAGATTTAAATTCAATTCCTACTGATAGTGAAGACAGCCAGCCCCAGCGTGCTCAGGAATCTCCTTCTCTCATCTCTTTTGAAGAAACAGACACCTCTGCTCAAGTAGAACTTATCAGACAACCTTCTCCTCCACCCGTACTTGCTGAAGTGCATGATTTGGTTCCTGCAGTATCGCCTCACGTTAATGAGGCAGGATGCAAGACAGAGATTCCATCATCTGATAGTTGTGTTCGTGCCGAGTCTCCCCTGCAACTGCACATT TCAACAGCTTTGATGGAGAATTTTATGAAACTTGCCAAGTCAAATACTAAGAAAAATTTGGAGACTTGTGGTGTCCTTGCTGGTTTGCTT aaaaacagaaaattttatattaCTGCTCTAATAATCCCCAAGCAGGAGTCAACATCAGATTCT TGTCAGACTACACATGAAGAGGAAATATTTGAAGTGCAGGATAAAAGATCACTTTTCCCCCTTGGGTGGATCCAT ACACATCCTACTCAATCTTGTTTCATGTCATCAATTGATCTGCACACCCATTACTCATATCAG attATGCTGCCAGAGTCTGTTGCAATAGTCATGGCGCCAACGGATAGGTCAAG AAACCATGGCATTTTCCGGCTGACAACCCCTGGTGGAATGTCTGTTATTAAACAATGTGATCAACGCGGCTTCCATCCACATAATCAACCTCCAGATGGTGGTCCTATTTACAACACATGTACAGATGTTTACATGAACCCAGATTTAAAATTTGAAGTCATTGATCTTcggtga